Proteins encoded by one window of Brevibacterium atlanticum:
- a CDS encoding GntR family transcriptional regulator, with product MSTREGGTSAAEHAYQQIRRQILNGTHVPGTMLGEAALAAELEVSRTPVRVALARLQDEGWIAIYPKRGALVQGVDERTIVELADARFVLETTGVDRAPEALRRQLADRLDGLIEKQRQAFDAGDIATFIDLTLEFHRGFVESSGNSVLIELYGQLSDRHRFILFTAGDRLLARWEEIITEHVALTDHLRGGNTEAFSQALRDHIAEVAAP from the coding sequence ATGAGCACACGCGAAGGCGGCACCAGCGCGGCCGAGCACGCCTACCAGCAGATCCGCCGGCAGATCCTCAACGGGACACATGTGCCGGGGACCATGCTCGGCGAGGCGGCGCTGGCGGCCGAACTCGAGGTCAGCCGGACACCGGTCCGCGTGGCGCTGGCGCGGCTGCAGGACGAGGGGTGGATCGCCATCTATCCCAAGCGCGGCGCCTTGGTCCAAGGCGTGGACGAGCGGACGATCGTCGAACTCGCCGATGCCCGCTTCGTCCTCGAGACCACCGGCGTCGACCGTGCTCCGGAGGCCCTGCGTCGGCAGTTGGCCGACCGGCTCGACGGTCTCATCGAGAAGCAGCGCCAGGCCTTCGACGCCGGAGATATCGCGACCTTCATCGACCTGACGCTGGAGTTCCATCGCGGCTTCGTCGAATCCAGCGGCAATTCGGTGCTCATCGAACTCTACGGGCAGCTGTCCGACCGGCACCGCTTCATCCTCTTCACCGCCGGTGACCGGCTGCTGGCCCGATGGGAAGAGATCATCACCGAGCATGTGGCACTGACCGACCACCTGCGCGGCGGAAATACGGAGGCCTTCTCTCAGGCCCTGCGCGATCACATCGCCGAGGTGGCCGCTCCGTAG
- a CDS encoding prevent-host-death protein produces MTEAENSDRDALLELAAQLIDSSSQIERSLAENMADRFPWMLALSAEDRDRCAVDIVSAARASFSTHQAHLAIAEINSWRETAAAVAAGLGTRSLDWLAEEEAVERP; encoded by the coding sequence ATGACCGAAGCTGAGAATTCAGATCGCGATGCGTTGCTTGAGCTCGCGGCGCAGCTCATTGACTCTTCGAGCCAGATTGAAAGATCGCTGGCGGAAAATATGGCAGATCGTTTCCCGTGGATGCTTGCACTCAGTGCTGAAGACCGGGACCGATGTGCCGTCGATATCGTCTCCGCGGCAAGGGCCTCTTTCTCCACTCATCAGGCTCATCTGGCCATTGCGGAGATCAACTCATGGCGTGAGACGGCGGCGGCGGTGGCTGCGGGCCTGGGGACTCGCAGTCTCGACTGGCTGGCCGAAGAAGAAGCTGTCGAACGCCCCTGA
- a CDS encoding aldo/keto reductase family protein: protein MEHRYLGNSGMKISEITYGNWLTHGSQVENDTATKCVHAALDAGISTFDTADVYANTVAEQVLGDALKGQRRESLEIFTKVYFPTGPKGHNDTGLSRKHMMESINGSLKRLGTDYVDLYQAHRYDYETPLEETMQAFADIVRAGKALYIGVSEWNADQLRGAHHLAKDLGIQLISNQPQYNMLWRVIESRVVPTSKELGISQIVWSPIAQGALTGKYKLGQPVPAGSRATDEKGGADSIKNRYLYDDMLTAITGLEPIAADLGLTMAQLAVAWVLANDNVATALVGASRPEQIASNAEAAGVRLDSEVLARIDDVLGDLPETDPSKTRSPETRLV, encoded by the coding sequence ATGGAGCACAGGTATCTGGGAAACAGCGGCATGAAGATCTCCGAAATCACCTACGGAAACTGGCTCACGCACGGTTCGCAGGTGGAGAACGACACGGCGACGAAGTGCGTCCACGCCGCACTCGACGCCGGCATCTCGACCTTCGACACCGCCGATGTCTACGCAAACACTGTGGCCGAACAGGTCCTCGGCGATGCGTTGAAAGGTCAGCGGCGTGAGTCGCTCGAGATCTTCACCAAGGTCTACTTCCCCACCGGACCGAAGGGTCACAACGACACCGGTCTGTCACGCAAGCACATGATGGAGTCGATCAACGGCTCGCTCAAGCGACTGGGCACCGACTATGTCGACCTCTACCAGGCGCACCGGTACGACTACGAGACTCCGCTCGAAGAGACGATGCAGGCGTTCGCGGACATCGTCCGCGCCGGCAAGGCTCTCTATATCGGGGTCAGCGAATGGAACGCCGACCAGCTCCGTGGCGCCCATCACCTGGCGAAGGACCTCGGCATCCAGCTGATCTCGAATCAGCCGCAGTACAACATGCTCTGGCGAGTCATCGAGTCCCGGGTCGTGCCCACGTCGAAGGAACTGGGGATCTCCCAGATCGTCTGGTCCCCGATCGCCCAGGGCGCACTGACCGGAAAGTACAAGCTCGGCCAACCGGTGCCGGCAGGATCACGGGCGACCGATGAGAAGGGCGGTGCCGACTCCATCAAGAACCGCTACCTCTACGACGATATGCTCACCGCGATCACCGGTCTCGAGCCCATCGCTGCCGATCTCGGACTGACGATGGCGCAGCTCGCCGTCGCCTGGGTGCTCGCCAACGACAACGTCGCCACCGCCCTCGTCGGTGCCTCACGGCCCGAGCAGATCGCTTCGAACGCCGAAGCCGCCGGGGTCAGACTCGACAGCGAGGTACTCGCCCGCATCGATGACGTCCTCGGCGATCTGCCCGAGACAGACCCGTCGAAGACCCGCTCCCCGGAAACCCGGCTGGTCTGA
- a CDS encoding helix-turn-helix transcriptional regulator — protein MSAEPAMGRPQRLLSIIVTLQGHRQTTAVELAERFGVSRRTILRDIVALAEADVPVVADRGRYGGISLMPGAEIDVNRLTNSEADVLALLGVDGERARQLGLEDSAYSARDKLSSRRTWPPRRGEEPSLPLSEVIVVDGSDWFAPDETVDFSDFLIDLRRGSRLRIDYRSSGQTRSKSFVVDPYGLYSRAGRWYLIADVDDEPRMFAMVRLRGWHVLAEPRRLRPDVTLSSVAEDLAHRLERRNDVVVTARLDAQSEDLARRILGSRLLTVSPAEGTDSVVITVGYEELGGVRQLVQFTDHIEIIAPTEARALVRELAQNLLDRH, from the coding sequence ATGAGTGCCGAACCCGCGATGGGCAGACCGCAACGGCTGCTCTCGATCATCGTCACGCTGCAGGGGCATCGCCAGACGACAGCGGTCGAGCTGGCAGAACGCTTCGGTGTCTCGAGGCGGACGATTCTGCGCGACATCGTCGCCCTCGCCGAGGCGGACGTGCCCGTCGTCGCCGACCGCGGTCGGTACGGTGGGATCTCCCTCATGCCCGGTGCCGAGATCGACGTCAACCGCCTGACGAACAGTGAAGCGGACGTCCTCGCTCTGCTGGGTGTCGATGGGGAGAGGGCGCGGCAGCTCGGACTCGAGGACAGCGCCTACAGCGCCCGGGACAAGCTCTCCTCGCGACGGACCTGGCCGCCTCGGCGAGGGGAGGAGCCGTCTCTGCCGCTGTCCGAGGTCATCGTGGTCGACGGTTCGGACTGGTTTGCCCCGGACGAAACCGTCGACTTCTCGGACTTCCTCATCGATCTGCGGCGCGGCAGTCGTCTGCGCATCGACTATCGGTCGAGTGGGCAGACTCGATCAAAGTCATTCGTGGTCGATCCCTATGGTCTCTATTCCCGCGCCGGTCGCTGGTATCTCATCGCCGACGTCGATGACGAGCCGCGGATGTTCGCGATGGTGCGACTGCGTGGGTGGCATGTGCTCGCTGAGCCGCGGAGGCTGCGCCCGGACGTGACGCTGTCGTCGGTGGCTGAGGACCTGGCGCACCGGCTCGAGCGGCGGAATGACGTGGTCGTCACAGCACGACTCGACGCTCAGTCGGAAGACCTGGCGCGACGGATCCTCGGCAGTCGCCTGCTCACTGTCTCACCAGCCGAGGGAACCGACTCCGTCGTCATCACGGTCGGCTACGAAGAGCTCGGCGGAGTCCGGCAGCTCGTGCAGTTCACCGATCACATCGAGATCATCGCGCCGACAGAGGCGCGGGCGCTGGTGCGTGAGCTCGCGCAGAACCTGCTTGATCGGCACTAG
- a CDS encoding VOC family protein — protein MPTPNLFLIYVTDVEASTAFYRDLFDMEPDMVTPRYVPFTVAQGVLFALWSGGAESVAAATARTSEVGLMVPGSAEAVDAVYDEWTAKGVTVIDEPHDAVFGRTFVVADPDGNLTRVSPVD, from the coding sequence ATGCCCACGCCGAATCTCTTCCTCATCTACGTCACCGATGTCGAAGCATCGACCGCGTTCTATCGCGATCTGTTCGACATGGAACCCGACATGGTCACACCGCGATATGTCCCATTCACAGTGGCACAGGGTGTCCTGTTCGCCCTCTGGAGCGGAGGTGCGGAGTCCGTGGCCGCGGCAACGGCGCGGACGTCCGAGGTCGGGCTGATGGTGCCCGGATCCGCCGAGGCGGTCGATGCCGTCTACGACGAGTGGACAGCGAAGGGCGTTACCGTCATCGACGAACCGCACGACGCCGTCTTCGGGCGCACCTTCGTCGTCGCCGACCCCGACGGCAACCTCACCCGCGTCTCACCGGTCGACTGA
- a CDS encoding MDR family MFS transporter, which yields MALTNGDTSQQESTEGAPINRNLVLAVLVSGAFVIILNQTLLNTALPHFMSYFDITSGAAQWVTTSFMLVNGIMIPVTAFLIQKFTTRGLFFTAMGLFIIGTLVCAIAPVYPVMLIGRVIQASAGGIIMPLMQTILFAIFPVEKRGSAMGTFGLVIAFAPAIGPSLSGWIVDHLPWQVLFYMMLPIAIIDLAIAYFLLKNVTERTYPPLDMLSIVLSTLGFGGLLFGFGTAGDAGWVSAEVLIPLVVGAVSLTFFILRQFKLEQPILEFRILRYRMFTLNTVLGMCVFIVMVGGMMVLPLYMQNMNTFSAMESGLALLPGAAVMGLMSPVTGRVFDAIGAKWLAVVGFTLLTGTTFMFARLEPDTSFFYLAAVNTVRMFGVAMVMMPVTTAALNQLPSHLIPHGTALNNTMRQIAASVGTAALVTVMVSAARDPQTYGVAGLIHGANVAFFVAASVGVLGIIGAFFIKNSHGLEPGQKKATH from the coding sequence ATGGCATTGACGAACGGAGACACAAGCCAGCAGGAATCGACAGAGGGCGCCCCGATCAACCGGAATCTCGTCCTCGCTGTGCTCGTTTCCGGGGCGTTCGTCATCATCCTCAACCAGACGCTGCTCAATACCGCGCTGCCGCACTTCATGAGCTATTTCGACATCACCTCTGGGGCCGCCCAGTGGGTGACGACGAGCTTCATGCTCGTCAACGGCATCATGATCCCGGTGACCGCGTTCCTCATCCAGAAATTCACCACCCGGGGCCTGTTCTTCACGGCGATGGGCCTGTTCATCATCGGCACGCTTGTCTGTGCGATCGCACCGGTCTATCCCGTGATGCTCATCGGCCGCGTCATCCAGGCCTCGGCCGGCGGCATCATCATGCCGCTGATGCAGACGATCCTGTTCGCGATCTTCCCCGTCGAGAAGCGCGGATCGGCGATGGGCACCTTCGGCCTCGTCATCGCGTTCGCCCCGGCGATCGGGCCGAGCCTCTCGGGCTGGATCGTCGACCACCTGCCGTGGCAGGTCCTGTTCTACATGATGCTGCCGATCGCGATCATCGACCTCGCCATCGCCTACTTCCTGCTCAAGAACGTCACCGAGCGGACCTATCCGCCCCTCGACATGCTCTCGATCGTTCTCTCCACCCTCGGCTTCGGCGGTCTGCTCTTCGGCTTCGGCACCGCCGGCGACGCCGGATGGGTGAGCGCCGAGGTGCTCATCCCTCTCGTCGTCGGTGCAGTATCGCTGACGTTCTTCATCCTGCGCCAATTCAAACTCGAGCAGCCGATCCTCGAGTTCCGCATCCTCCGCTACCGGATGTTCACTCTCAACACCGTGCTGGGCATGTGCGTGTTCATCGTCATGGTCGGCGGCATGATGGTCCTGCCGCTGTATATGCAGAACATGAACACCTTCTCCGCGATGGAATCCGGGCTGGCTCTGCTGCCTGGTGCTGCGGTCATGGGCCTGATGTCGCCGGTGACCGGACGAGTCTTCGATGCGATCGGTGCGAAGTGGCTGGCCGTCGTCGGCTTCACGCTGCTGACGGGAACGACCTTCATGTTCGCCCGTCTGGAGCCGGACACCTCATTCTTCTACCTCGCCGCGGTCAACACCGTCCGCATGTTCGGTGTGGCCATGGTGATGATGCCGGTGACCACGGCGGCGCTGAACCAGCTGCCCTCGCACCTCATCCCCCACGGCACAGCACTGAACAACACGATGCGACAGATCGCCGCCTCGGTGGGCACCGCGGCGCTGGTGACGGTCATGGTCTCAGCTGCACGGGATCCGCAGACCTATGGAGTGGCCGGACTGATCCATGGTGCAAACGTCGCGTTCTTCGTCGCCGCCAGCGTCGGCGTCCTCGGCATCATCGGAGCGTTCTTCATCAAGAACTCTCACGGGCTGGAACCGGGGCAGAAGAAGGCGACTCACTGA
- a CDS encoding SRPBCC domain-containing protein has protein sequence MNDEANAEGKPLEELSFTVTGYVSKTPHETYEAVADPAQLSRYFATGGARGRLEAGAEVSWDFADFPGRFPVEVVETVQDEKIVIRWEGSDQSVEPSTTTTFEFTSVDDGTRTLVTITEKSWKLTEGGAQGAFGNCMGWTGMLSALKVWIEHGINLREGYYK, from the coding sequence ATGAATGATGAGGCGAACGCCGAGGGTAAACCCCTCGAGGAGTTGTCCTTCACAGTGACTGGGTACGTGTCGAAGACGCCGCATGAGACCTATGAGGCCGTCGCCGATCCGGCGCAGCTCTCGCGCTACTTCGCCACCGGCGGTGCGCGCGGTCGACTGGAAGCAGGCGCCGAGGTGAGCTGGGACTTCGCGGACTTCCCAGGTCGTTTCCCGGTCGAAGTCGTTGAGACTGTGCAGGATGAGAAGATCGTCATCCGATGGGAGGGATCTGATCAGTCGGTCGAGCCGAGCACGACGACGACCTTCGAGTTCACGTCTGTCGATGACGGCACTCGCACTCTCGTGACGATCACCGAGAAGTCGTGGAAGCTCACCGAGGGCGGGGCGCAGGGAGCCTTCGGCAACTGCATGGGCTGGACCGGAATGCTCTCAGCACTCAAGGTCTGGATCGAGCACGGCATCAACCTCCGCGAGGGCTACTACAAGTAG
- a CDS encoding ArsR/SmtB family transcription factor, with protein MSDREGTGPLIPNSDERDDAVFKALANHTRRRILDLVRTGPLSTGEVCEAFPGLDRTTVLQHIRVLEGAELLTGRKIGRTRQLALAPLPIKRIHDRWIDDYTRAAVGLLADLDT; from the coding sequence ATGTCTGATCGGGAAGGAACAGGTCCGCTCATACCGAATTCGGATGAGCGCGACGATGCCGTATTCAAAGCCTTGGCGAATCACACGCGCCGTCGCATCCTCGACCTCGTCCGCACGGGCCCGCTCTCGACTGGCGAGGTCTGCGAAGCGTTCCCAGGCCTCGATCGCACCACGGTCCTCCAACACATCCGCGTCCTCGAAGGCGCCGAGCTCCTCACCGGCCGCAAGATCGGCAGGACCCGCCAGCTGGCTCTCGCTCCCCTGCCGATCAAACGCATCCACGACCGCTGGATCGATGACTACACGCGCGCAGCCGTCGGCCTGCTCGCCGATCTCGACACTTGA
- the cycA gene encoding D-serine/D-alanine/glycine transporter produces the protein MLTDGPVRCEADLVSDDRPIVSALPCQPTTVKEQNTTVTSQNPTELKRALSNRHIQLIAIGGAIGTGLFMGSGKTISVAGPSVLLVYLVIGFMLFFVMRAMGELLLSNLEYKNFSDFAGDLLGPWAAFFTGWTYWFCWVVTGVADVVAIAHYVAFWWPQLPLWIPAIICILVLVGLNLPTVKSFGETEFWFAMVKIVAILALIIVGLVFILTGFEHGGDRASFAHLWDHGGFFPNGFMGFVAGFQIAIFAFVGIELVGTAAAETKNPHTTLPKAVNSIPVRILLFYVGALIILISVRPWDSFSADESPFVAMFALAGLAGAAGVVNFVVLTSATSSANSGIYSTSRMVYGLSLQGDAPKAFSRLSSRRVPQNALLFSCMFLLAGVVLLYAEGSVSTAFTLVTTVSSLCFMFVWTIILLSYIIYRRRRPQDHQRSTFKMPGGAFMPFVVLAFFVFVLWALTTQPDTMAAELATPVWFAVLGLFYLRVRRNPEHRALREAHRAKVAEERRASAPSEHSQV, from the coding sequence ATGCTGACCGACGGACCTGTTCGATGTGAGGCCGATCTCGTCTCCGACGATCGCCCCATCGTTTCGGCCCTCCCGTGTCAGCCGACCACCGTCAAGGAGCAGAACACCACTGTGACTTCCCAGAACCCCACCGAGCTCAAACGCGCACTGTCGAATCGCCATATCCAGCTCATCGCGATCGGAGGTGCGATCGGAACCGGCCTGTTCATGGGTTCGGGAAAGACGATCTCGGTCGCGGGCCCCTCGGTCCTCCTCGTCTACCTCGTCATCGGCTTCATGCTCTTCTTCGTCATGCGAGCGATGGGCGAACTGCTCCTGTCGAACCTGGAATACAAGAACTTCAGCGACTTCGCCGGTGATCTGCTCGGACCGTGGGCCGCCTTCTTCACCGGCTGGACCTACTGGTTCTGCTGGGTCGTCACCGGTGTCGCCGACGTCGTCGCGATCGCCCACTACGTCGCCTTCTGGTGGCCGCAGCTGCCCCTGTGGATCCCCGCGATCATCTGCATCCTCGTCCTCGTCGGCCTCAACCTGCCCACCGTGAAGTCCTTCGGTGAGACGGAATTCTGGTTCGCCATGGTCAAGATCGTCGCGATCCTCGCCCTCATCATCGTCGGCCTCGTCTTCATCCTCACCGGGTTCGAACACGGCGGAGACCGCGCCTCCTTCGCCCACCTGTGGGACCACGGCGGCTTCTTCCCCAACGGCTTCATGGGCTTCGTCGCCGGCTTCCAGATCGCCATCTTCGCCTTCGTCGGCATCGAGCTCGTCGGCACCGCCGCAGCCGAGACGAAGAACCCGCACACCACCCTGCCCAAGGCCGTGAACTCCATCCCGGTTCGCATCCTGCTCTTCTACGTCGGCGCACTCATCATCCTCATCTCGGTGCGCCCCTGGGACAGCTTCAGCGCAGACGAGTCCCCCTTCGTCGCGATGTTCGCCCTCGCCGGTCTCGCCGGGGCGGCCGGTGTGGTCAACTTCGTCGTCCTCACCTCGGCGACCTCGAGCGCGAACTCCGGTATCTACTCGACCTCCCGAATGGTCTACGGACTCTCGCTCCAGGGCGACGCTCCGAAGGCCTTCTCCCGGCTCTCGAGCCGCCGGGTGCCGCAGAACGCGCTGCTGTTCTCCTGCATGTTCCTCCTCGCCGGCGTCGTCCTCCTCTACGCCGAGGGCAGCGTCTCGACAGCCTTCACACTCGTGACCACCGTGTCCTCGCTGTGCTTCATGTTCGTCTGGACGATCATCCTGCTCAGCTACATCATCTACCGTCGCCGCCGTCCCCAGGACCACCAGCGCAGCACATTCAAGATGCCCGGCGGAGCGTTCATGCCCTTCGTCGTCCTCGCCTTCTTCGTGTTCGTGCTGTGGGCGCTGACCACCCAACCGGACACCATGGCCGCCGAGCTCGCGACTCCGGTGTGGTTCGCGGTCCTCGGTCTGTTCTACCTGCGTGTGCGCCGCAACCCCGAACACCGTGCGCTGCGTGAGGCACATCGGGCCAAGGTCGCCGAAGAGCGCCGCGCTTCGGCACCGAGCGAGCACTCACAGGTCTAA
- a CDS encoding MFS transporter produces MSPEPHDQRTYTPALLGLVWTGMFGFSAFFFSYSTMVSIAAAGGLSAVTGGSVLTTMMLGVIAAQPFAPWAGRALGFKGALLLAIVLQFLGQLLGLFVTPVLLGLVLAGLSGGVGFGLFVVLANAAVPGTTMPGRIGKALGFFGGITSLASAVGAPLGLWLVETIPLWTFRVIVCACLLLAVPTVIRFVPGRQPRRRKDKDGATDGEVDIRSGRNERRTLRWAGRRAGEALGLVLMLSPFLVGMIVFGLIIGFGPGQDVAGAALFIATMQVSAVIGRFVAGAIADRLPPFALNVLGLALAAIGLVCAVVLYGGSLFAAMIIIGLGLGTMQSASLVMAFATVSTPSRASVAWNMNFDVGLAVAGVLGGLGFTYLGSSSTFLLCALLLLLAGAVSWIARTLQGRRGYAN; encoded by the coding sequence ATGAGCCCCGAACCACACGATCAACGGACTTACACGCCTGCGCTGCTGGGGCTGGTCTGGACGGGGATGTTCGGTTTCTCCGCCTTCTTCTTCAGCTACTCGACGATGGTCTCCATCGCCGCGGCGGGCGGGCTCTCGGCCGTCACCGGCGGTTCCGTGCTCACGACGATGATGCTCGGAGTCATCGCCGCCCAACCGTTCGCCCCTTGGGCCGGCCGTGCTTTGGGGTTCAAGGGTGCCCTGCTCCTCGCCATCGTCCTGCAGTTCCTCGGTCAGCTCCTCGGGCTCTTCGTCACTCCCGTTCTGCTCGGACTCGTTCTCGCGGGTCTGTCCGGAGGTGTCGGATTCGGACTCTTCGTGGTCCTGGCCAATGCGGCGGTGCCCGGGACCACCATGCCCGGACGCATCGGCAAAGCACTTGGATTCTTCGGCGGAATCACCTCCTTGGCCTCGGCGGTCGGAGCTCCGCTGGGACTGTGGCTGGTCGAGACGATCCCTCTCTGGACCTTCCGTGTCATCGTCTGTGCCTGCCTTCTGCTCGCCGTCCCCACGGTCATCAGATTCGTACCCGGACGGCAGCCTCGGCGACGGAAAGACAAAGACGGCGCAACCGACGGCGAGGTCGACATCCGCTCGGGACGCAACGAGCGACGGACGCTGAGGTGGGCAGGTCGCAGGGCCGGGGAGGCGCTCGGACTCGTCCTCATGCTCTCGCCGTTCCTCGTCGGCATGATCGTCTTCGGGCTCATCATCGGATTCGGGCCCGGTCAGGACGTCGCCGGTGCGGCCCTGTTCATCGCGACCATGCAGGTCTCGGCGGTGATCGGACGGTTCGTGGCCGGGGCCATCGCCGACCGCCTCCCGCCGTTTGCGCTCAATGTCCTCGGTCTCGCACTGGCCGCGATCGGCCTGGTCTGCGCCGTCGTCCTCTACGGCGGATCGCTGTTCGCGGCGATGATCATCATCGGTCTGGGGCTGGGCACCATGCAGTCGGCGAGCCTCGTGATGGCCTTCGCCACGGTCAGCACGCCCAGCCGCGCCAGCGTCGCCTGGAACATGAACTTCGACGTCGGACTCGCCGTCGCCGGCGTGCTCGGCGGACTCGGCTTCACCTATCTCGGGTCGTCGTCGACGTTCTTACTCTGCGCTCTGCTCCTGCTGTTGGCCGGTGCGGTGTCGTGGATCGCGCGGACCCTGCAGGGTCGACGGGGATACGCGAACTGA
- a CDS encoding NUDIX hydrolase yields MNDIHVSALVLLHPERPELLMVRKAGTTSFMLPGGKPEPGESAEETVIREIAEELGLRLDRQRLTSLGRFSAAAANEADHRVIGDVFCYEGLPAELDVDDTAHLAEIAEVGWFPIDPLPADDENRQFAPLTRNEVIPALQAGWTLTE; encoded by the coding sequence ATGAACGACATCCACGTCTCCGCCCTCGTCCTCCTCCACCCCGAACGGCCCGAACTGCTCATGGTCCGCAAGGCGGGAACCACATCGTTCATGCTTCCCGGAGGCAAACCCGAGCCAGGGGAGAGCGCCGAGGAGACGGTGATTCGCGAGATCGCCGAGGAACTCGGTCTGCGGCTCGACAGGCAGCGGCTGACATCCCTGGGTCGGTTCTCTGCCGCTGCCGCGAACGAGGCCGACCATCGGGTGATCGGCGATGTGTTCTGCTACGAGGGCCTGCCCGCTGAACTCGATGTCGACGACACGGCGCATCTGGCCGAGATCGCCGAGGTCGGCTGGTTCCCGATCGATCCGCTCCCGGCCGATGACGAGAACCGTCAGTTCGCGCCGCTGACCCGCAACGAGGTGATCCCCGCGCTCCAGGCAGGCTGGACCCTTACAGAGTGA
- a CDS encoding DNA-3-methyladenine glycosylase I: MGEEPDSSEPGGVVVGDDGLARTPWAYGDPALLSYYDCEWGMPIHDEAGLFERMSLEGFQAGLSWLTILKKRDRFREVFAGFDPEAVARFGEPEIEALLADAGIIRHRGKIEACINNAARVIELREDGGLDEFLWSFQPDETPRPRTLAEIPTTGPESVALSKALKKRGFRFVGPTTMYALMEAIGMVDTHLLDSHRRGASGVWSA, from the coding sequence ATGGGCGAAGAACCGGATTCGAGTGAGCCCGGCGGGGTGGTCGTCGGCGACGACGGGCTGGCGCGGACACCGTGGGCCTACGGCGACCCAGCGCTGCTGAGCTACTACGACTGCGAATGGGGCATGCCCATCCACGATGAGGCAGGACTGTTCGAGCGGATGAGCCTCGAAGGGTTCCAGGCGGGACTGTCGTGGCTGACGATCCTGAAGAAACGCGATCGCTTCCGTGAGGTCTTCGCCGGCTTCGATCCTGAGGCCGTCGCCCGGTTCGGAGAACCGGAGATCGAGGCACTGCTGGCAGACGCCGGCATCATCCGGCACCGCGGCAAGATCGAAGCGTGCATCAACAACGCCGCCCGCGTGATCGAACTGCGCGAAGACGGCGGACTCGACGAGTTCCTCTGGTCGTTCCAGCCGGATGAGACTCCGCGTCCGCGCACCCTCGCCGAGATTCCGACCACCGGCCCCGAATCCGTGGCGCTGTCGAAGGCGTTGAAGAAGAGAGGGTTCCGGTTCGTCGGACCCACCACGATGTATGCGCTCATGGAGGCGATCGGCATGGTCGACACGCATCTGCTCGATTCCCACCGCCGAGGTGCTTCCGGGGTGTGGTCGGCATGA